A portion of the Luteolibacter yonseiensis genome contains these proteins:
- a CDS encoding TetR/AcrR family transcriptional regulator: MARVSDAKQRLMDAANDLMWESSYASTSVDAICERAGVKKGSFYHFFESKSDLSVAALEADWQMKKPDLDAIFSPTVPPIERFERYFKRALNKQTALQDKTGNVLGCPLFTLGAEVSTLDQAIRAKVEEILGEHVKYLTSAVRDAQAGDLIRPGNAGEKARTIFTCYQGTMMLARIQNDLEPLRRLTDQVFDMLGVGSGAINA; encoded by the coding sequence ATGGCACGGGTAAGTGATGCGAAACAGCGGTTGATGGACGCCGCCAATGACCTGATGTGGGAAAGCAGCTACGCTTCCACATCGGTGGACGCCATTTGCGAACGCGCGGGAGTGAAAAAGGGCAGCTTCTACCACTTCTTCGAATCGAAGTCCGACTTGTCGGTCGCGGCCCTGGAAGCTGACTGGCAGATGAAAAAGCCGGATCTCGACGCCATTTTCTCGCCCACTGTCCCACCGATCGAACGTTTCGAACGTTATTTCAAGAGGGCGCTGAACAAGCAAACCGCGCTGCAGGATAAGACCGGGAACGTCCTCGGCTGCCCGCTTTTCACGCTTGGCGCGGAAGTCAGCACGTTGGATCAGGCGATCCGGGCGAAGGTCGAGGAGATCCTCGGAGAACACGTGAAGTACCTGACTTCCGCCGTGCGTGACGCCCAAGCGGGTGATTTGATCCGTCCGGGAAATGCGGGAGAGAAGGCCCGGACGATTTTCACCTGTTATCAGGGAACGATGATGCTGGCCCGCATCCAGAACGATCTCGAACCGCTGCGCAGGCTTACGGATCAGGTTTTCGACATGCTCGGAGTCGGGAGCGGAGCCATCAACGCCTGA
- the galK gene encoding galactokinase, producing the protein MLQLNPDLADLVSDAAAGLAERFHATASITAAAPGRVNLIGEHIDYCDGFVMPFAIDRYIVIAGCANGTNEARVTSALGPDIAILDLSTPQEVGEPKWANYIRGVVRGFQDRGHHVPGFDAYILSSVPGGAGLSSSAALECATATFLEGLLDTVLDTREKALLCQKAEHDFAHVPCGIMDQFASAFGKPNRLVLIDCRSGEPELVPFENPDLTVLISNTMVHHELSDGGYAARRKHTEDGLATLGKGSWRDVTAADVQANWEALGDPVNRRSRHVVGEISRTIAAAAALARNDFETLGPLMAASHDSLRDDFEVSCKELDILVEIARKIGRNGGVIGARMTGGGFGGSTVTLCESRKASEIAATLSAEYEKATGIKPQIFASRPSLGAHLIGKP; encoded by the coding sequence ATGCTCCAGCTCAATCCAGACCTTGCCGACCTCGTGTCCGACGCCGCCGCCGGCCTGGCGGAACGCTTCCACGCCACCGCCTCGATCACCGCCGCCGCGCCGGGCCGCGTGAACCTCATCGGCGAGCACATCGATTACTGCGACGGCTTCGTCATGCCCTTCGCCATCGACCGCTACATCGTCATCGCCGGTTGTGCGAACGGAACCAACGAGGCGCGCGTGACCTCCGCGCTGGGACCGGACATCGCGATCCTGGATCTCTCCACACCACAGGAAGTCGGCGAGCCGAAATGGGCGAACTACATCCGCGGCGTGGTCCGTGGCTTCCAGGACCGCGGCCACCACGTCCCGGGCTTCGACGCCTACATCCTTTCCTCCGTCCCCGGCGGCGCGGGACTCTCCTCCTCCGCCGCGCTCGAGTGCGCCACCGCCACCTTCCTGGAAGGCCTGCTGGACACCGTGCTCGACACCCGCGAGAAGGCCCTCCTCTGCCAGAAAGCCGAGCACGACTTCGCCCACGTCCCGTGCGGCATCATGGACCAGTTCGCCTCCGCCTTCGGCAAGCCGAACCGCCTCGTCCTCATCGACTGCCGCAGCGGCGAACCGGAACTCGTCCCTTTTGAAAATCCCGACCTCACCGTGCTGATCTCCAACACGATGGTCCACCACGAGCTTTCCGACGGTGGCTACGCCGCCCGCCGCAAGCACACCGAGGACGGCCTCGCCACCCTCGGCAAAGGCTCATGGCGCGACGTCACCGCCGCCGACGTACAGGCGAACTGGGAAGCCCTCGGCGATCCCGTGAACCGCCGCTCCCGCCACGTCGTCGGGGAAATCTCCCGCACCATCGCCGCCGCCGCCGCGCTCGCTAGGAACGACTTCGAAACCCTCGGCCCGCTCATGGCCGCCAGCCACGACTCCCTGCGCGACGACTTCGAGGTCTCCTGCAAGGAGCTCGACATCCTCGTCGAGATCGCCCGCAAGATCGGCCGCAACGGCGGAGTCATCGGCGCGCGCATGACCGGCGGAGGCTTCGGCGGATCCACCGTGACCCTCTGCGAATCCCGCAAGGCCTCGGAAATCGCCGCCACCCTCAGCGCGGAATACGAAAAAGCCACCGGCATCAAGCCACAGATCTTCGCCTCCCGCCCGTCGCTCGGCGCGCATCTGATCGGCAAGCCGTAA
- the mdoH gene encoding glucans biosynthesis glucosyltransferase MdoH, protein MDNSQTPARETTKPFFGGFRTFLRRTIFFGGVLIVNIAASLWLTDLFWLMGFQKAHYPLLVIFIILNGLLTLGSFHAIFGAIDMLLGRKQSVRISKLADGKTGPLEKRHAVVMPVYNEDSVKTCARIEAIYRSIEATGNLDSFDFFILSDTRDLNLWVMEETSWTNLCRQLGGFGRIYYRRRKTNENRKAGNIGDFVRTWGGNYESMLVLDADSLMDGADIVKMTRIMEAYPRLGILQTPPKLIRGSSVFTRLQQFAMRLYGPLFIRGLNFWQLMGGSYWGHNALIRVQPFSEFCELPALPGREPFGGRILSHDFVEAALMVSQGWEVWLAWDIEGTFEEAPPTLVDHLIRDRRWCQGNLQHMWLIFARKLPFSVRMHLFMGIMAYLGSPVWFLFLALGTWVAWDRARSDLSQLPFENYAARWFDINGVQQSLILTGVIFGLLFLPKILAVIGGLLTPSIRRSFGGGFRIIFGAIFETIVSMLLAPCIMVAHTLMVLSIIAGRAVGWGNQNRETDGTSWGDAFRFHAPQTILGIAWTGVAVTIGYTSKNPAGFVSKYAFVLWMTPILLGLLLAAPVSVWTSRTRYGKALLKHKLLATPEEISPPSVMTLADNATAAVDSALDASVEGRIGVVAAVVDPYVNGVHVSLLEHSELTAADEALAERCLSEGPGGLSKNELSELLYLAPAMLMMHRAVWLRSTEGIHSVWTQAVESYRRRLDHTPHAESN, encoded by the coding sequence ATGGATAACTCCCAAACACCCGCCCGCGAGACGACGAAACCCTTTTTCGGCGGTTTCCGCACCTTTCTCCGCCGCACGATTTTCTTCGGCGGCGTCCTGATCGTCAACATCGCCGCCTCGCTCTGGCTCACGGACTTGTTCTGGCTGATGGGTTTCCAGAAGGCGCATTACCCGCTGCTGGTGATCTTCATCATCCTCAACGGCCTGCTGACCCTCGGGTCCTTCCACGCGATCTTCGGAGCCATCGACATGCTGCTCGGCCGCAAGCAGTCGGTGCGCATCAGCAAGCTCGCGGATGGCAAAACCGGTCCGCTGGAAAAACGCCACGCCGTGGTCATGCCGGTTTACAACGAGGACAGCGTGAAAACCTGCGCCCGCATCGAGGCCATCTACCGCTCGATCGAAGCCACCGGCAATCTCGATTCGTTCGATTTCTTCATCCTCAGCGACACCCGCGACCTGAACCTGTGGGTGATGGAGGAGACCTCCTGGACGAACCTCTGCCGCCAGCTCGGCGGATTCGGCCGCATCTACTACCGCCGCCGGAAAACCAACGAGAACCGCAAGGCGGGGAACATCGGCGACTTCGTCCGCACCTGGGGCGGCAACTACGAGTCCATGCTGGTGCTCGACGCGGACAGCCTGATGGATGGCGCGGACATCGTGAAAATGACGCGCATCATGGAGGCCTACCCACGGCTCGGCATCCTCCAGACACCGCCGAAGCTCATCCGCGGCTCGTCCGTTTTCACCCGGCTCCAGCAGTTCGCGATGCGGCTCTACGGCCCGCTTTTCATCCGCGGCCTGAATTTCTGGCAGCTCATGGGCGGCAGCTACTGGGGCCACAACGCGCTCATCCGGGTGCAACCGTTTTCCGAATTCTGCGAACTCCCCGCGCTGCCCGGCCGCGAGCCGTTCGGCGGCCGCATCCTCAGCCACGACTTCGTGGAAGCCGCGCTGATGGTCAGCCAGGGCTGGGAGGTCTGGCTGGCGTGGGATATCGAGGGCACCTTCGAGGAAGCCCCGCCGACGCTGGTGGACCACCTCATCCGCGACCGCCGCTGGTGCCAGGGGAACCTCCAGCACATGTGGCTCATCTTCGCCCGCAAGCTGCCGTTTTCCGTCCGGATGCACCTCTTCATGGGCATCATGGCCTATCTCGGCAGCCCGGTCTGGTTCCTTTTCCTCGCCCTCGGCACCTGGGTCGCCTGGGACCGCGCCCGCAGCGACCTGAGCCAGCTGCCGTTTGAAAACTACGCCGCCCGCTGGTTCGACATCAACGGCGTCCAGCAGAGCCTCATCCTCACCGGCGTCATCTTCGGCCTGCTGTTCCTGCCGAAGATCCTCGCCGTCATCGGCGGCCTGCTCACCCCGAGCATCCGCCGCTCCTTCGGCGGCGGCTTCCGCATCATCTTCGGCGCCATTTTTGAAACAATCGTCTCCATGCTGCTCGCACCCTGCATCATGGTCGCCCACACGCTCATGGTCCTCAGCATCATCGCCGGACGCGCGGTCGGCTGGGGGAACCAGAACCGCGAGACGGACGGCACCTCATGGGGCGACGCGTTCCGCTTCCACGCGCCCCAGACCATCCTCGGCATCGCGTGGACCGGGGTGGCCGTCACCATTGGCTACACCTCGAAAAACCCCGCCGGATTCGTGTCGAAATACGCGTTCGTCCTGTGGATGACCCCGATCCTGCTCGGCCTGCTGCTGGCCGCCCCCGTCTCCGTCTGGACCAGCCGCACCCGCTACGGCAAGGCGCTGCTGAAGCACAAGCTCCTCGCCACGCCGGAGGAAATCAGTCCGCCGTCCGTCATGACGCTCGCGGACAACGCCACCGCCGCCGTGGATTCCGCGCTGGACGCCTCGGTGGAGGGCCGCATCGGCGTCGTCGCCGCCGTGGTCGATCCCTATGTCAACGGCGTGCACGTCTCGCTGCTCGAACACTCCGAACTCACCGCCGCCGACGAGGCGCTGGCGGAACGCTGCCTCAGCGAAGGGCCGGGAGGTCTCTCGAAAAACGAACTTTCCGAACTGCTTTACCTTGCCCCCGCGATGCTCATGATGCACCGCGCCGTCTGGCTCCGCTCCACCGAAGGCATCCACAGCGTATGGACACAGGCGGTCGAAAGCTACCGCCGCCGCCTCGACCACACGCCCCACGCCGAATCCAACTAA
- a CDS encoding DUF2267 domain-containing protein — protein MGLPHHSLNTLRPLSEGELNEWEEAYAAVEAYLQALRLRNRLLVAELVRGILWRASARRVNEPDKPARFLAMEEALSEVAEWTQDVLDVPLENRRLAARGRLALLLAGMPGHWQGVFLTPAPWPPEFVDAMKKSYLAAGPRFAELTMVPKPLEFNAIGSGAAQWWETMDRRPIMGFMFTGVIISLIAVIVWYFLLD, from the coding sequence ATGGGCTTACCGCATCACTCCTTAAACACCCTGAGACCTCTCAGCGAGGGGGAGCTCAATGAGTGGGAAGAAGCTTACGCCGCCGTCGAAGCCTATCTCCAGGCACTGCGCTTGAGAAACCGCCTGCTCGTCGCGGAACTCGTCCGCGGCATCCTGTGGCGCGCCTCCGCCCGCCGCGTCAACGAACCGGACAAACCCGCGCGTTTCCTCGCGATGGAGGAAGCCTTGTCCGAAGTGGCGGAGTGGACGCAGGACGTGCTGGACGTCCCTCTCGAAAACCGCCGCCTCGCCGCGCGCGGCCGCCTCGCCCTGCTGCTCGCCGGCATGCCCGGACACTGGCAGGGCGTTTTCCTCACCCCCGCGCCGTGGCCGCCCGAGTTCGTGGACGCCATGAAAAAATCTTACCTCGCCGCCGGCCCCCGCTTCGCCGAGCTGACGATGGTGCCCAAACCGCTTGAATTCAACGCCATCGGCAGCGGTGCCGCGCAGTGGTGGGAAACGATGGACCGGCGGCCCATCATGGGTTTCATGTTCACCGGAGTCATCATCTCCCTGATCGCCGTGATCGTCTGGTATTTCCTGTTGGACTGA
- a CDS encoding glucan biosynthesis protein, translating to MCQTWEREDVGFESIQSRARDLANKPYVAPNRDSLPAWMNDLSYDQYRDIRFNPTQALWAAEKLPFRAMFFHPGYLFREPVTLNEFTSTHQQQIRLSEAFFNYGPLISKHGDLPADGGFAGFRLHAPINNPDYFDELAVFQGASYWRALGKNQRYGISSRGLAVNTGVEGSPEEFPNFREFWLRKPEEKHTQAVVYALLDGPSYSGAYQFKISPGNATIVDVKAVLFARSEVKRLGIAPMSSMFWFGENSRRRFDDFRPEVHDSDGLAIRTGTGERLWRPISNDTGKVDFSSFDMEKCDGFGLLQRDRSFTNYEDAEAAYQMRPSLWIEPTSDWGPGRVTLMEIPTTNELSDNTVALWEPANTPKPGDRIEFSYRQHWTTDADPSQADGHVVATRTGVHDWQKEQRTIAVEFAGNGLNQQSETALTPLVQAVGPGAEKVKIQGVTVQSLPEGRWRVAFQVAPSAEGGKLADVGPVELRCCLKRGENFLTETWAYRITP from the coding sequence TTGTGCCAGACCTGGGAAAGGGAGGATGTGGGATTTGAAAGCATCCAAAGCCGCGCGCGGGATCTTGCGAACAAGCCATATGTGGCTCCGAACCGCGACAGTCTGCCGGCCTGGATGAACGACCTGAGCTACGACCAGTACCGCGACATCCGCTTCAATCCGACGCAGGCGCTGTGGGCCGCGGAGAAGCTGCCGTTCCGCGCGATGTTCTTCCACCCCGGCTACCTTTTCCGCGAGCCGGTGACGCTGAATGAATTCACCAGCACCCACCAGCAGCAGATCCGCCTGTCCGAGGCGTTCTTCAACTACGGCCCGCTCATCAGCAAGCACGGCGATCTCCCGGCGGACGGCGGCTTCGCCGGATTCCGCCTGCACGCGCCGATCAACAATCCCGACTACTTCGACGAGCTCGCCGTCTTCCAAGGTGCCAGCTACTGGCGCGCGCTCGGGAAGAACCAGCGCTACGGCATTTCCTCACGCGGCCTCGCGGTGAACACCGGCGTCGAGGGCTCCCCGGAGGAGTTCCCGAACTTCCGCGAGTTCTGGCTGCGCAAGCCCGAGGAAAAACACACGCAGGCGGTGGTCTACGCCCTGCTCGACGGCCCGTCCTACTCGGGCGCCTATCAGTTCAAGATCTCTCCGGGCAACGCCACCATCGTGGATGTGAAGGCCGTGCTCTTCGCCCGCAGCGAGGTGAAGCGCCTCGGCATCGCGCCGATGTCCAGCATGTTCTGGTTCGGTGAGAACTCCCGCCGCAGGTTCGACGACTTCCGCCCGGAGGTCCACGACTCCGACGGCCTCGCCATCCGCACCGGCACCGGCGAGCGCCTCTGGCGTCCCATCTCGAACGACACCGGGAAAGTGGATTTCAGCAGCTTCGACATGGAGAAGTGCGACGGCTTCGGACTGCTCCAGCGCGACCGCAGCTTCACCAACTACGAGGATGCCGAGGCCGCCTACCAGATGCGCCCGTCGCTCTGGATCGAGCCGACCTCCGACTGGGGTCCGGGCCGGGTGACCCTGATGGAGATCCCGACGACCAACGAACTCTCCGACAACACGGTGGCCCTGTGGGAACCGGCGAACACGCCGAAGCCCGGCGACCGCATCGAGTTCTCCTACCGCCAGCACTGGACCACCGACGCGGATCCATCCCAGGCGGACGGCCACGTGGTCGCCACCCGCACCGGCGTGCATGACTGGCAGAAGGAGCAGCGCACCATCGCTGTGGAATTCGCAGGAAACGGTCTCAACCAGCAGAGCGAAACCGCCCTCACCCCGCTGGTGCAGGCCGTCGGCCCCGGGGCTGAAAAAGTCAAGATCCAGGGCGTGACCGTCCAATCCCTGCCCGAAGGCCGCTGGCGCGTGGCCTTCCAGGTCGCACCATCCGCCGAAGGCGGCAAGCTGGCGGATGTCGGCCCGGTCGAACTGCGGTGCTGCCTCAAGCGCGGAGAAAATTTCCTCACCGAGACATGGGCTTACCGCATCACTCCTTAA
- a CDS encoding class I SAM-dependent methyltransferase translates to MSQPYLSLEAELHDAFWDAEDDGSEVRLMADFLKKFPGPALEMGAGSGRLIYPLIRMGLEVEGVELSLDMLELGRERAEKTGIRPAIHQGDMAVWNDGRKFSSLLAPAFTLQLAADPAAVLKHWHSLLENHGGLYLTVFMPYAELLGDLPENEWYVDHKVTLTDGREGLLETRHRLDHERRQVTRDHRYTLTGDPPQTHLSQQVIRWIEHTEMLSLLEQCGFRMDRFFVDFDPDRRVADPDRIDFDGILTYHATRLPD, encoded by the coding sequence ATGTCACAACCTTATCTTTCGCTGGAAGCCGAGCTTCATGATGCTTTCTGGGACGCGGAGGACGATGGTTCCGAGGTCCGGCTGATGGCGGATTTCCTGAAAAAATTCCCCGGCCCGGCGCTGGAGATGGGGGCCGGGTCCGGACGCCTGATCTATCCGCTCATCCGGATGGGTCTTGAAGTGGAGGGTGTGGAACTCTCGCTCGACATGCTGGAGCTTGGCAGGGAACGGGCGGAAAAAACAGGCATCCGCCCGGCGATCCACCAGGGCGACATGGCCGTCTGGAATGACGGCAGGAAATTCTCCTCGCTGCTCGCCCCGGCGTTCACCCTCCAACTGGCGGCGGATCCGGCGGCCGTGCTGAAGCATTGGCACTCGCTTTTGGAAAACCATGGCGGACTCTATCTGACGGTCTTCATGCCCTATGCGGAGCTGCTGGGCGACCTGCCGGAGAACGAGTGGTATGTGGACCACAAGGTGACCCTAACAGATGGCCGAGAAGGATTGTTGGAAACCCGGCACCGCCTGGATCACGAGCGCCGGCAGGTGACACGGGACCACCGCTACACCCTGACCGGAGATCCCCCGCAAACCCACCTCTCGCAACAGGTGATCCGCTGGATCGAACACACGGAAATGCTGTCCCTGCTGGAGCAATGTGGTTTCCGCATGGACCGGTTTTTCGTGGATTTCGATCCGGACCGCAGGGTGGCGGACCCGGACCGCATCGATTTCGACGGTATCCTGACCTATCATGCGACGCGGTTGCCGGATTGA
- a CDS encoding DUF2281 domain-containing protein — translation MNTITAIFKPDADGTVHLPLPEAWRNRRIRVKAELEPVGGGDAAPPALKGFGCLAGKISLSPDFDEPLDDFKDYTA, via the coding sequence ATGAACACGATCACGGCGATTTTCAAACCGGACGCTGATGGCACGGTGCATCTGCCGTTGCCCGAGGCTTGGCGGAACCGGCGGATTCGTGTGAAAGCGGAGTTGGAGCCTGTGGGAGGCGGGGATGCCGCCCCACCAGCCTTGAAAGGTTTCGGGTGTTTAGCGGGAAAAATCTCCCTTTCTCCTGATTTCGATGAGCCGTTGGATGATTTCAAGGATTACACCGCATGA
- a CDS encoding alpha/beta fold hydrolase, translating to MRSTALFITACLFPIASPARAQDAGLEKIPALDATLAGYAYPFEVKTLPLTEQGRALSMAYMDLKPEGTPNGKTVLLLHGKNFSGAYWERTAKDLSTRGFRVVIPDQIGFGKSSKPVDIQYSFQMMAAQTKTLLDHLELESVEVVGHSMGGMVATRFALMFPDLTEKLVLVNPIGLEDWKRKIPYQSIDEATAAEMKKTPQDVKDYMRNVYFDGKWKDEYDSLLTVQAGWLKGADKATLARVTALTSDMVVTQPVLYEFPDIKEPTLLVIGERDRTAIGKNLASKEVAATMGQYQELGKTTAAAIHGAKLVALPGVGHMPQVEAYDEYFKALVDFL from the coding sequence ATGAGATCCACCGCCCTTTTCATCACGGCATGCCTGTTTCCGATCGCATCCCCCGCCCGGGCGCAGGATGCCGGACTGGAGAAAATCCCGGCGCTGGACGCCACGCTCGCCGGATACGCCTATCCGTTCGAAGTGAAGACCCTGCCGCTCACCGAGCAGGGCCGCGCGTTGTCGATGGCCTACATGGATCTGAAACCGGAGGGAACGCCGAATGGGAAAACCGTGTTGCTGCTGCACGGCAAGAATTTCTCCGGAGCCTACTGGGAGCGCACCGCCAAGGACCTTTCCACCCGCGGGTTCCGGGTGGTGATTCCCGACCAGATCGGGTTCGGGAAATCCAGCAAGCCGGTGGACATCCAATACAGCTTCCAGATGATGGCGGCACAGACCAAGACGCTGCTGGACCACCTGGAGCTGGAAAGCGTGGAAGTGGTCGGCCACTCGATGGGCGGCATGGTCGCCACCCGCTTCGCCCTGATGTTTCCCGATCTGACGGAGAAGCTGGTGCTGGTGAACCCCATCGGTCTGGAGGATTGGAAACGCAAGATCCCCTACCAGAGCATCGATGAGGCGACGGCGGCCGAGATGAAGAAGACACCGCAGGATGTGAAGGACTACATGCGGAACGTCTACTTCGACGGCAAATGGAAGGACGAATATGACAGCCTGCTCACCGTCCAGGCGGGCTGGTTGAAAGGGGCCGACAAGGCGACGCTCGCACGCGTGACCGCGCTGACCTCGGACATGGTGGTCACGCAGCCGGTCTTGTATGAATTCCCCGACATCAAGGAACCCACGCTGCTCGTCATCGGCGAACGGGACAGGACCGCCATCGGGAAAAACCTCGCCTCGAAGGAGGTCGCGGCGACGATGGGGCAGTATCAGGAACTCGGTAAAACGACCGCCGCCGCCATCCACGGAGCGAAACTCGTCGCCCTGCCGGGAGTGGGCCACATGCCGCAGGTGGAGGCCTATGACGAGTATTTCAAGGCACTGGTGGATTTCTTGTGA
- a CDS encoding UPF0175 family protein translates to MSATVEIPVPDSLLLHSKDLASLQLRSRFLLAMKFFELGELSSGQAAEMCGLTRVGFLFEAGKLGLPVAELSDDELVAEFA, encoded by the coding sequence ATGTCCGCGACAGTCGAGATTCCGGTTCCTGATTCGCTGCTCCTGCATTCCAAGGATCTCGCGTCGCTGCAACTTCGGAGCCGGTTTTTGTTGGCGATGAAATTCTTCGAACTGGGTGAGCTCAGTTCGGGTCAGGCCGCGGAAATGTGCGGTCTCACGCGGGTTGGCTTTTTATTCGAAGCAGGTAAACTGGGGTTGCCCGTGGCGGAGCTTTCAGATGATGAACTGGTCGCGGAATTCGCATGA
- a CDS encoding DUF3368 domain-containing protein codes for MNSIFAHPVVCNTGPLIGLARVRLEWLPFELFPEVLIPKEVHLELVAKDSPDGDRLELALGRAHIVPLQVQPDRLLLAELDSGEAAVIATALRFGLSSVLIDERRARRIASRVYGLEVKGTAGLLLEAKRRGMIDYVRPHLEGMVRGGYFLGPNLVAACLAAAGED; via the coding sequence ATGAATTCCATTTTCGCCCATCCCGTGGTATGCAATACCGGGCCTCTCATCGGCCTCGCGCGGGTCCGGCTCGAGTGGCTGCCATTTGAATTGTTTCCCGAGGTTCTCATTCCGAAGGAGGTTCACCTTGAATTGGTGGCCAAGGATTCGCCTGACGGTGACCGGCTGGAACTGGCTCTCGGGCGGGCTCATATTGTTCCATTGCAGGTTCAGCCGGACAGGCTGCTTCTCGCGGAACTCGATTCGGGAGAAGCGGCGGTCATTGCCACCGCGCTCCGGTTTGGCCTTTCCTCTGTGTTGATCGACGAGAGGAGGGCGCGCCGGATCGCTTCACGGGTCTATGGCCTTGAGGTGAAGGGAACCGCTGGCTTGCTGCTGGAGGCGAAACGCCGGGGAATGATAGATTACGTCAGACCACATCTTGAAGGCATGGTCCGAGGTGGATATTTTTTAGGGCCGAATCTTGTCGCCGCCTGCCTTGCCGCGGCTGGGGAAGACTGA
- a CDS encoding TIGR02206 family membrane protein has product MIAAITPQAFHPFSQQHYAALAVGAVVAAAFLLAGKRGEASRRRATLLLAFINFSVYPLSLAAWLSLDQEKAWDNLLPFHLCDVAAIAAGVALVTRRPLFCALTYFWGLAATIQGLITPALTVGFPAPPYMMFFVHHFAVVIAALYLPIITGWRPKLPMWRSPLEVMGWSVLYLFFAMTVNKLLGSNFAFATHPPSNPSLIDHLGPWPWYLFSMLGLATVFYLLLALPFVGRKR; this is encoded by the coding sequence ATGATCGCGGCGATAACACCCCAGGCATTCCACCCGTTTTCCCAACAGCACTACGCCGCGCTGGCGGTGGGGGCCGTGGTCGCCGCCGCCTTCCTGCTGGCGGGCAAACGGGGCGAGGCCAGCCGGCGGCGGGCGACGCTGCTGCTGGCGTTCATCAATTTCAGCGTCTATCCGCTCAGCCTCGCCGCATGGCTCTCGCTGGATCAGGAAAAGGCGTGGGACAACCTGCTGCCCTTCCACCTCTGCGACGTGGCGGCCATCGCCGCCGGGGTGGCGCTGGTCACGCGCCGGCCGCTCTTCTGCGCGCTGACGTATTTCTGGGGGCTCGCCGCGACCATCCAGGGCCTCATCACCCCCGCCCTCACGGTGGGATTTCCCGCGCCGCCCTACATGATGTTTTTCGTGCATCACTTCGCCGTCGTCATCGCCGCGCTCTACCTGCCGATCATCACCGGCTGGCGTCCGAAGCTGCCGATGTGGCGCAGTCCGCTGGAGGTGATGGGATGGTCGGTGCTCTACCTCTTCTTCGCCATGACGGTGAACAAGCTGCTGGGCAGCAACTTCGCCTTCGCCACCCACCCGCCAAGCAACCCGAGCCTCATCGACCACCTCGGGCCGTGGCCGTGGTACCTGTTCTCCATGCTCGGCCTCGCCACGGTGTTCTACCTGCTGCTGGCCCTGCCGTTTGTGGGGAGGAAGAGATAG